The Setaria viridis chromosome 6, Setaria_viridis_v4.0, whole genome shotgun sequence genome contains a region encoding:
- the LOC117861609 gene encoding uncharacterized protein — protein MAATAAASGDLGHFFLSNGISVEEHNELVKSVEPLRGSVVRIILANKKNVVVQTGTASLVYRGDERSLFLTCAHNFGEKLRGEVIRLPNGDTVEDYPIEHIVYRHKGRDLLLFSVKDLPQCQCLEFSTDEVKENDKVVLLGFSGPPLWVNNKELVPAPVVALSILTGVVCTDPYKTEGDQHHEKIIYSCQAIQGHSGSPLFKNGKLVAVHIAADKNWRDGVSTNTVLHSLREHLELGTDNEDTIDKLLERLYNKSGHVPYAELQTCQEEEE, from the exons ATGGCAGCAACAGCTGCCGCCAGTGGTGATCTTG GTCATTTCTTCCTCAGTAATGGCATATCAGTAGAGGAacacaatgaactggtgaaatCAGTAGAACCGCTTCGTGGAAGTGTGGTGAGGATCATTTTAGCCAATAAGAAAAATGTAGTTGTTCAAACCGGCACTGCTTCTCTTGTGTACAGGGGTGATGAGCGGAGTTTGTTTCTCACCTGTGCCCATAATTTTGGAGAAAAACTACGTGGAGAGGTGATTAGGCTACCTAATGGAGATACAGTTGAAGATTACCCAATTGAGCATATCGTTTACCGACATAAGGGTCGTGATCTTTTACTGTTTTCGGTTAAAGACCTGCCTCAATGCCAATGTTTGGAGTTCTCTACTGATGAAGTAAAGGAAAACGACAAGGTTGTACTACTTGGGTTTTCCGGTCCACCTCTATGGGTCAACAATAAAGAGCTTGTGCCAGCACCGGTCGTGGCACTTTCAATTCTTACTGGTGTAGTTTG TACTGATCCATATAAAACTGAAGGCGATCAGCATCATGAGAAGATCATCTATAGTTGTCAGGCCATACAAGGTCATTCAGGATCTCCCCTCTTTAAAAATGGTAAACTTGTTGCAGTTCATATAGCCGCTGATAAAAATTGGAGAGATGGTGTATCAACCAACACAGTCTTGCATTCTCTAAGAGAACACCTTGAACTGGGAACT GATAACGAGGATACAATTGATAAGTTGCTTGAAAGGCTCTATAATAAAAGTGGCCATGTGCCTTATG CTGAGCTTCAAAcctgtcaagaagaagaagagtaa